A DNA window from Streptomyces sp. CA-278952 contains the following coding sequences:
- a CDS encoding glycosyltransferase family 9 protein, giving the protein MSAARPRVLVLRALGLGDLLTAVPALRALRRAYPGHEIVLAVPAPLRDAALATGAVDGILPAQAPGRGVPTLTGWHGGPPDVAVDLHGNGPESLAALSALGPRRIIAYASPSAPGAPAAPPVWRREDHERERWCRLLEAYGIKADPTDVRLPSPVGPSPAPGAVVVHPGAEAAARRWPVRHYATVVRRLLAAGCRVVVTGGPGEDGLVTDLARAAGIGRRDALSGGLPFAELSALVADAVCLLSGDTGPAHLAVAHGTPSVTLFGPVAPRLWGPPPGPRHTALWHPGPPGDPHGAVPDPALLRIGTVEVLASVLGQVRRGRAEHRSVPDGVMEVNRRG; this is encoded by the coding sequence ATGTCCGCCGCCCGCCCCCGGGTACTCGTCCTGCGCGCCCTCGGGCTCGGTGACCTGCTCACCGCTGTGCCTGCCCTGAGAGCGCTGCGCCGTGCCTACCCCGGTCACGAGATCGTGCTCGCCGTCCCCGCCCCGTTGCGGGACGCGGCCCTGGCGACAGGAGCCGTCGACGGCATCCTTCCGGCCCAGGCGCCCGGACGCGGGGTCCCCACCCTCACCGGCTGGCACGGGGGCCCGCCGGATGTCGCCGTCGACCTGCACGGCAACGGACCCGAGAGCCTCGCCGCGCTCTCCGCCCTCGGACCGCGCCGCATCATCGCGTACGCCTCCCCTTCCGCGCCCGGGGCGCCGGCCGCGCCGCCCGTATGGCGGCGGGAGGATCACGAGCGTGAACGCTGGTGCCGACTCCTGGAGGCGTACGGCATCAAGGCCGATCCGACCGATGTCCGGCTGCCGTCGCCCGTCGGCCCCTCGCCGGCCCCCGGCGCCGTCGTGGTGCACCCGGGCGCCGAAGCGGCCGCCCGACGCTGGCCGGTCCGTCACTACGCGACCGTCGTGCGCCGCCTGCTGGCGGCAGGCTGCCGCGTCGTGGTCACCGGCGGGCCGGGGGAGGACGGACTGGTCACGGACCTGGCCAGGGCCGCGGGCATCGGACGGCGGGACGCCCTGTCCGGTGGGCTGCCGTTCGCGGAGCTGTCCGCCCTGGTGGCCGACGCCGTCTGCCTCCTCAGCGGTGACACCGGGCCCGCCCATCTCGCCGTCGCCCACGGCACGCCGTCGGTGACCCTGTTCGGCCCCGTGGCGCCCCGTCTGTGGGGGCCGCCGCCCGGCCCGCGGCACACGGCCCTGTGGCACCCGGGCCCGCCGGGCGACCCGCACGGCGCCGTTCCGGACCCCGCGCTCCTGCGGATCGGCACCGTCGAGGTGCTCGCCTCCGTCCTGGGCCAGGTCCGCCGCGGGCGGGCGGAGCACCGGAGCGTGCCGGACGGGGTCATGGAGGTGAACCGCCGTGGGTGA